The genomic region GTCGCGCTCCTGGTGGTGCTGCTGATCCTTGTCGCGTTCGTCCAGCCCGACTTCCTCGCGCCGTCGTCGCTGATGTCGTTCCTCGGGCGGTCGGCGCCGATCATCCTGCTCGCCGCCGGTCAGTACTTCGTGATCGTCTGCGGAGAGTTCGACCTCTCCGTCGGCTCGCTGGTCACGGCGCAGGTCGTCGTCGCGGCCCGGCTCATCGACAGCGACCCGTCGCGCACCTGGCCGGTGGTCGTGCTGCTGCTCGCCGGCGGCGCGCTCGTCGGGTTGGTCAACGGCCTGGTGACCACGGTGCTGCGGGTGCCGTCCTTCATCACCACTCTCGGCATGTTCCTGATCCTCGTCGGCGCCGTGTACCTGTGGTCCGACGGCGCTCCCAAGGGCGGGCTCTCCGAGGAGTTCCGCCGCTTCGGCCGACGCGCCATCGAGGACGTGCCGCTGCTGGGCCGGATCCCGTACGCGCTGCTCGTCCTGGTGGTCGTCGCCGCGGTCGCCGTCGTACTGACGCGCTCCGACTTCGGTCGCACACTTGTCGCCGTCGGCGACAATCCGCGCACCGCCGAGCTGAGCGGCGTACGGGTCGTGCGTACCAAGACGATCGCGTTCATGCTCAGCGGTCTCGCGGCGGCGGTCGCGGCGATCCTCCTGGGCGGGTACAGCGGCGTGTCGTTCCAGGCCGGCGTCGGCCTGGAGTTCGGGGCGATCACCGCGGTCGTGCTCGGTGGGGTCGCCCTCGGCGGCGGTCGCGGCTCGGTCGTCGGGGCGATGCTCGGTGCGCTGACCCTCGAGACGCTCTTCGCGCTCATGAACTTCACAGGCGTCTCCGGCGCTCTCAGATCCACCGTCCAGGGCGTGATCATCCTGCTCGCCGTGGCGGTCTCGTCCCTGCGTTCCTCCTCCTCCCGATAAAGGTGATTCGATGAGACGATCCATGACCGCTCTGGCCGCGGTGAGTGTCCTGGTGCTGGCGGGGTGCGCCACCGACGAGCCGACCGCGTCCCCCTCCGGCACCGCCTCCGCGGCGGCCGGGTCGGGGACCGGTGAGCAGTCCAAGTTCTTCGTGCAGGCCGACTACGACAACGAGCTGGCGCTGCTCGACGCCGCACCGACGGGCCCGGCCGACAAGCCGTGGGAGCAGGTGCTCAACCCGAAGATGGTGGACACCGCGAAGTACAGGAAGCCCGGCAAGCACAAGATCTGCTTCTCCAACGCGGCGCTGAACAACCCCTGGCGGCAGGTCGGGTTCAAGACCATGCAGGCCGAGGTCGAGGCGCAGCGGAGCCGGATCAGCGAGTTCGTGCACGTCGACGCCGAGGGCAAGGACCAGAAGCAGATCGCCGACATCAACGATCTGCTCGGCAAGAAGTGCGACGCCCTCATCGTCTCGCCGAACACCACAGCCACGCTCACCCCGGCGGTCGAGGCGGCCTGCCAGGCGGGCCTTCCGGTGGTCGTCTTCGACCGGGGGGTCAACACCACCTGTCCGGTGACCTTCATCAACCCGGTGGGCGGCTACGGCTTCGGCCACGTGGGCGCGGAGTTCGTCAGCCAGAAGATGAAGCCCGGCGGCAAGGTGCTGGCCCTGCGCATCCTGCCCGGCGTCGACGTGCTGGAGACCCGCTGGTCGGCCGCGAAGATCGCCCTGGACAAGGCGAAGGTCAACGTCGTCGGGGTCGAGTTCACCGACGGTGACCCGGCCAAGACCAAGAAGATCGTGAACGACTACATCCAGCGGTACGGCACGATCGACGGGGTCTGGATGGACGCCGGAGCGGTCGCCGTGGCGGCGGTCGAGGCGTTCCAGGACGCCGGCAAACCCGTACCGCCGATGAACGGTGAGGACCAGCTCGACTTCCTGAAGCTGTGGAAGGACAAGAAGCTCACCGCCATCGCGCCGACGTATCCGACGTACCAGTGGCGGACGCCGATCATCGCCGCGCTGAGCATCCTCGACGGCACCCAGGTGTCCAACCCGTGGAAGCTGCCGCAGCCGACGATCACCCAGGACAACCTGGACCAGTACCTCGACGCCAGCATGCCGCCGCTGCACTACGCGATGTGTGGCTGCACCGACCTGCCGGGCTACCCCCAGCGCTGGAAGTAGGTTTGCGGTGTACGCCATCGGCGTCAACCCCTGGGTGTGGGCCTCGCCCGTCGACGACGAGGCCCTCGCCGAGCTGATCCCGCGGATCGCCTCGTTCGGGTTCGACGCGGTCGAACTGCCGATCGAGCAGCCCGGCGACTGGGACCCGGCGCGCACCAGGGACCTGCTGGCCGCGCACGGTCTCGTCGCGGTCGGTGTCTGCGCTGTCACCCCGCCCGGGCGGGACCTGGTGGACGCGGCGCCGGCCGTCGTCGAGTCGACAGTCGCGTACCTCATGGGGTGTGTGGCGAGCGCGGCGGCCGTGGGCGCGCCGTGCGTCGGCGGGCCGGTGTACGCCGCGGTGGGCCGCACCTGGCGGATGTCGCCGGCGGAGCGTGCGGCCTGCTACGCCGACTTTCGGCGGGCCTTGACGCCGGTGGCCGAGCGGGCCGGCGAGTGCGGTGTGAGCATCGGTGTCGAGGCGTTGAACCGCTACGAGACGAGCGTGGTCAACACCATCGAGCAGACGGTCGACCTGATCGACGGCCTGCCCGCGAACGTCGGCATCATGATCGACACCTATCACATGAACATCGAGGAGTCCGATCCCTACGCCGCGCTCGCGCTTGCCGGCCCGCACATCAAGCACGTCCAGGTCAGCGGCACCGACCGCGGCGCCCCAGGCGCGGATCACTTCGACTGGCCCCGCTTCTTCACCGTCCTGCGGGGCACCGGCTACCAGGGTGCGGTCTGCATCGAGTCGTTCACGGCCGACAACGCGACGATCGCCACCGCGGCGTCGATCTGGCGTCCCCTGGCCGCCTCGCAGGACCGCCTCGCCATCGACGGCCTGCACCACCTGCGCAAGGTCGTCGCCTGACCCGGCGACGGCTCGCCCGTGGTGTTAGCGCTAACGCCCATCCGCCCCCGAACCCGCCTCGCTGAGGCGTTTCCCCCACCACCCCCGTCACCCCAGGAGACCGTCCCATGTCCGTCCCATCAACCATCTCCGTGGCACGCCGGCTTCTCGCCGGCGCCGCCGCGGCGGCGGTGACCGCTCTGGTCGCCGTGACCGCCTCGGCGTCTCCGGCCCTCGCGGCCACCACCACCCTCTATGCGTCCCCCAACGGCACGGGCACCACCTGCACCTCCGCCCAGCCCTGCTCGTTGACGGCGGCGCAGACCGCCGTGCGGTCGCTCAACAGCACGATGTCCGGCGACATCGTCGTGGAGTTGGCCGACGGCGTGTACCGGCTCGCGGCGCCGTTCCGGCTCACCGCCGCCGACTCCGGTAACAACGGCTACCAGGTGATCTGGCGGGCTGCGGCCTCGGCCCGACCGACGATCAGCGGCGCCCGGGCGGTCACCGGGTGGTCCCTCGTCGACTCCGGCAAGAACATCTGGCGGGCCAGCGTCCCGGCCGGGATCGACAGCCGCCAGCTCTACGTCAACGGCGCCATCGCCACCCGGGCGCGCACGGCGGTGAACAGGTCCGACTTCACGTTCACCACGTCGGGCATGCGGTTCAGCAACAGCGCGCTGAGCTACCTCAACAACGTCGGCAACCAGAACCGGGTCGAGGTGGAGAGCGTCGGCTCGTTCACCGACAGGTACTCGCCTGTGCAGAGCATCAGCGGCAACTTCCTGACCATGCAGCAGCCGGCCTGGAACAACAACACGTTCGGCTTCGACACCCTGTCCCGCCCCCACCGGGCCGGCCCGTTCTACCTGGCCAATGCGTACGAGTTCCTCGACTCGCCGGGGGAGTGGTATCTCAACCCCGGCAGCGGTCAGCTCAACTACATCCCCCTCTCCGGGCAGAACATGAGCAGCGTCAGCGTGGAGCTGCCGCAGCTGCAGTCCCTGGTCAACGTCGGCGGCACGTACGACGCGCCGGCGCACCACATCTCGTTCAGCGGGATCACCTTCACCGGCACCAGCTGGCTCGGCCCGAGCGGCAGCAACGGTTTCGCCGACCAGCAGACCGGCGCGCACATCGTCGGCACCTGGGCCCGTCCGTCCGACGCGTTGACCTCCTGCCAGGAGGGCTGCCCGCTGTTCGAGGCCACCCGCCCGAGCTGGGCCCAGATGCCGGCCGCCGTGCAGGTCTCCGCCGCCAACACCATCGCCTTCAGTGACTCCCAGTTCGTCAACCTGGGGCAGACGGCCATCGGTATCGGCAACGACGCCAACGCCCACGCCAGCGGCGTCGGCCTGGGCGTCAACAACATCACCGTCACCCGCTCCGAGATCGCCCGCAACTCGGCCGGCGGCGTCGTGGTCGGCGGCGTGCGCGCCGACGCCCACCACCCCAGCGACCAGCGGATGGTCAACCGGAACGTCACGATCAGCAACAACCGGGTGCACGATCTCGGTCTGGAGTACCGCGGCGTGGTCTCGATCCTGACCACCTACGTGAACACCTCGCTGGTCTCGCACAACGAGGTGTACAACATGCCGTACACCGGCATGTCGGTCGGCTACGGCTGGGGCGCCAACGACGCCGGCGGTAGCCAGCACTACGCGAACCGGGGCCTGTACAACTACCAGCCCCGCTACTCGACGGCGACCACCGCCGCCAACAACCAGGTCATCGGCAACTACGTGCACGACGTCATGCAGCAGATGACCGACGGCGGGTGCATCTACACGCTGTCGGCGAACCCGGGCGGGTTGATCTCCGAGAACTACTGCCTGCGGACCAACGGCTGGTTCGGGCTCTACTTCGACGAGGGCTCGCGCTACTACACCGCCCGTAACAACGTGTTCTCCTCCGTCGGCACCTGGGCCACCGCCAACTACTACTACGCCGAGAACATGGGCAACTTCACGGTCACCAACAACTGGTCGACCAGCAGCGGCACGAACGTGACGAACGGCGACCGCGGCAACGTCGTCAACAGCAACGTCACGGTCTCGAACGGCAACTGGCCGTCCGGCGCGCAAACGGTCATCAGCTCCGCAGGCGTGCAGAGCGGCGGCAGCACCAATCCGCAGAACGTGCAGCTCGTCGGCGTCCAGTCGGGTCGCTGCGCCGAGATCGGCAACTCCAGCACCACAAACGGCACGCAGGCCCAGATCTGGGACTGCATCAGTGGCGCCGCCAACCAGCGGTGGACCCAGACCGCGAGTCGGCAGCTGATGGTGTACGGCACCAAGTGCCTGGACGCCTCCGGTCAGGGCACGGCCAACGGCACGGCCGTGGTGATCTGGGACTGCAACGGCCAGGCCAACCAGCAGTGGAACGTCAACGCCAACGGCACGATCACGGGCGCGCAGTCGGGCCTCTGCCTGGACGCCAACGGCGCCGGGACGGCGAACGGCACGAAGCTCATCCTCTGGGCGTGCAACGGCGGCACCAACCAGCAGTGGCAGTTGCGCAGCTGAGATCTGGTTCGCCCCGGCCGGCCGCACCCCGGCCGGGGCGACCCGGCAGCGGGCCCCCGACCTGGCGGGCCCACCGGCTGCTGCCGGTCATCGACCAGCGGCTGTGTTAACGCTAACCCGAACAGGTCACCAACCAGCAGTGGCACAGCAACCGCCACCGGTCGATCTTCGCCTCCCACTGACGAGGTGGTACCGGGGCGGAGGTCAACTCGGGTGGTACGAGTGGGACGCGGTGGTCCTTCTCGCAGTTCCAGCGATCCTGCTCGGCGACCGCGACACCGTCGCGCCGACGTCCGAGCGTCGACGCGCGGTGGCCTGTTGACGGCTCGCCGGCAGGGGCGGTTTCCGGTCACGCGACCGGATGCCGCCCCTGTGTTCGTACGGAGACAGTGCGTCGATACATGGAAGTAGTTGAATTCGACGTAACGGCTCCGTAATATGACCGGCGTCCGCTGTTAACGCTAACAGTGGGCTCGTAGACACCATGACGCCCGCCTCATCCGGGCCGCTGTCCCCGGTGGACGGCATCACGAAGGGATGCTCCCGCATGAAGCGAAACGTCCGAGCCCGGTACTGGGGGCGGGCGGCGGCGGCCGGGCTGCTCGTGGCCGCCGCCCTCGTGGGCCTGCGCGCCCCCGGTGCACAGGCGCTGGAGAACGGCGTCGCCCGGACACCCCCGATGGGGTGGAACAGCTGGAACTCGTTCGGCTGCAACATCAACGAGGGGCTGATCCGGCAGACTGCCGATGCGATGGTCAGCAACGGCATGCGCGATCTGGGCTACCAGTACGTCGTGGTCGACGACTGCTGGTTCAACCCGAACCGCGACAGCTCCGGCAACCTCCAGGGCGACCCCACCCGTTTCCCCAGCGGGATGAAGGCGCTCGGTGACTACCTGCACGCCCGAGGGCTGAAGTTCGGCCTCTACCAGGTGCCTGTCGACAAGACCTGCGCCCAGTACTTCAACAGCTACCCGGGCGCGACCGGCAGCCAGGGCCACGAAGCACAGGACGCCAGGCAGTTCGCCGCGTGGGGCGTCGACTACCTGAAGTACGACTGGTGCTCCCCGAACGGCAGCATCAACGATCAGGTCACCACGTTCGCCAAGATGCGTGACGCGCTGGCCGCGAGCGGCCGGCAGATCGTCTACAGCATCAACCCCAACAGCATCCACGCGAAGACCGGTCCGCAGCGCAACTGGGGCGACGTGGCCAACATCTGGCGGACCACCGAGGACATCACCAACGCGTGGGACACCGGGCAGACCAACGGCTACCCGATGGGCATCCAGAACATCATCAACGTCACCGTCCCCCTGGCGCCCTACGCGCGACCGGGTTCGTTCACCGACCCGGACATGATGGAGGTCGGCCGGGGCGGCATGAACGACACCGAGATGCGCAGCCACTTCGCGATGTGGGCAGTCATGGCGTCGCCGCTGATCGCCGGCAACGACGTGCGCAACATGAACTCCGCGACGCAGACAATTCTCAAGAACGCCAACCTGGTCGCGATCAACCAGGACTCGCTCGGGCTGCAGGGCACGCAGGTCTCGTTCGACGGCACCCGTCGGGTGCTCGCCAAGCGGCTGGCCAACGGTGACGTCGCCGTCGCCCTGTTCAACCAGGGTGGCTCCACGACGACGATCTCCACCACTGCCGCCGCCGTCGGCAAGTCCGGCAGCTCGTTCACACTTGTGGAGGCCTGGAGCAACGCCACCACCACCAGCACCGGCGCCATCTCGGCAAGCGTCCCGGCGCACGGCACGGTGGTGTACCGGGTCAGCGGCGGCGACACCACCACCCCGCCGCCCACCACCACCCCGCCTCCGAGCACGTCCTTCGCGCTCGCCAGCGTGGCCTCGAACCGCTGCCTGGACGTCCCGCAGAGCAACACCACCAACGGCACCCAGCCGGTCATCTGGGACTGCAACGGGGCCGCCAACCAGCGCTGGACGGCCAACGGGCAGACCCTCCAGTCGCTCGGCAAGTGCCTGGACGCGCCCACCAACGCCGCGGCGGGCAGCAAGGTCCAGATCTGGGACTGCAACGGCGGGGCCAACCAGCGGTGGACCATCAACACCAACGGCACGATCAGCGGGGCGCAGTCCGGCCTCTGCCTCGACGTCAACAACAACGCGACCGCCAACGGCACCACGGTGATCCTCTGGTCCTGCACGGGGGCCACCAACCAGCGCTGGACCCAGCGCTAGCGGCAGTAGTGAAGGTCCGGGCCGGGGCGACGTCGCCCCGGCCCGGACCTGTGTCGTCTCGGCCGGATCGAGGCCCGCCGGGCCGTCGACCGAGTTCGCTGGACCGGGCGCGGGCCCGCGCGTCAGGTCGTGGGCGCAGCCGGCGGCCGGAGGTGACCGCCGGTCACCTTCGTGGGGGGCGGATGCGGTGCTGAGCGGTATACCTCGGAGTCATATTCATACCTCTGAGGTATACCGCTCACCGGCGCATCGACACGGCGGGCAGCCACAGCGGATGGCCACCGCCCGTCGCCGCAGCCCAGCCCCGTCTTGAGGTGGGACTCGTCGGGAACCGCGGGTCCAGGTGCTGCTGGCCCGGGGGCTGCCCGACGACTCCCCGCCGGCGGCACGTTCCACGGTGATCGACGGCCGAGATGGACGGCACCCCCGGGGCGCGCGGTACGTCCGCGACGCCCCGGGGGTGCCGGGGTGGTGAGCTGAGAGGGGACGGGTCAGCTCGCGGTGCAGGTCGGGGTGCCGGACGGGCTGGAGCCGGTGCCCTGGAAGCCGAACTCGGTGCTGGCTCCCGCGCCGACCTGGCCGTTGTAGTCGACGTTGCGGAAGTCCACGGTGCCCGACGAGCCGCTGGCCTGCGCGCTCCAGGTGTTGGTGACGGCGGTGCCCGAGGGCAGCGTGACCCGGACCGTCCAGCCCCGCAGGGCCGTCGACCCGGCGGTGACCTTGACGGTGGCGACGAAGCCGCCGTTCCAGGAGTTCAGCGACACCGAGGCCGTGCACCCGTCACCGGTCGGTGGCGGGGTGGTCGGCGGCGGGGTCGTGGGCGGCGGGGTGGTGGGCGGCGGCGTCGTCGGCGGAGGGGTCGTCGGCGGCGCGGTGGTCGGAATGGGCGTTCCGGAGTTCAGGGCGTTGAGGACGGAGGTGTACGCCGCCTTCTTGTTGCCCGAGCGGTCGAACAGCAGCGGATTGTCGTTACCGCGCCAGGAGTCGCTGTCCCGCACACCCCACACGGTGATGCCTGTGCAGCGGGAGATGGCCATGCAGGCCCGGGTGACCTGGGCGTAGGCGTTGGCCTGGTTGGAGCCCTGGGTGATGTCCAGCTCGGTGATCTGCACGTCGACGCCGAGGTCGGCGAAGCGCTGCAGGTTGGCCTGGTAGTCGCCGGGCACCGAGGTGCCCAGGTGGGACTGGAAGCCGACGCAGTCGATCGGCACGCCGCGGGACTTGAAGTCGCGCACCATGTTGTAGATGCCCGTGGACTTCGCGTTGATCCCGTCGGTGTTGTAGTCGTTGTAGCAGAGCTTCGCGCCCGGGTCGGCGGCGCGGGCGGCGCGGAACGCCGCCTCGATCCAGTCGTTGCCGGTGCGCTGCAGGTTCGAGTCGCGCCGTCCCCCGCTGCCACCGTCGGCGAACGCCTCGTTCACCACGTCCCAGGCGTAGATCTTGCCCCGGAAGTGGGTGGCGACCTGCGTGACGTGGTTGATCGCGGCGTTGCGCAGCGCGGTGCCGGACATGCCCTGCGCCCAGCCCGGCTGCTGCTGGTACCACAGCAGCGTGTGACCGCGGACCAGCATGCCGTGCGACTGGGCGTGGGCGACGATCTGGTCGCCACCGGAGTAGGTGAACCGGCCCTGCTGCGGCTCGGTGGCGTCCCACTTCATCTCGTTCTCGGGAGTGAGCTGGTTGAACTCCCGGTTCACGATGCCTGCGAACTGACTGTCCGACAGCTTGAAGGCGGGTACCGCGGCGCCGTAGTAGCGGCCCTTCTCGGCCGCCGAGGCGCCCAGGGTGGTGCCGGCGTTGGCGGCCGAGGTCATCGCCACCGTCGCGGCGACGGCCGCGAGGGTGGCCGCGATCGGCACCAGCGCCCGACGGCCCCGGAACCGGGGTCGTGGAGCGTCTTCGTCGGGGATCTTGTCCATGGGGTTCTGCCTTTCGAGATGGTGGCGGCCGGAGTCGGGGGATCGGCCTGTCCAACCGGTGGTGGGTTGCCGTCGGAAACGGGTTCGGGGCGGGTGTGGAGGGACCCCGGGTGGCCGACAGGCGGCCGACGGCGATGGCCTGAGGGCGGACGTCACGATGCGAGCTGTCGCGTGCGCGGACGCGGGAACACGGCGTACGCCGGACAGGTGTGGCTCGGACAGGTCACCGACCGTCGACCGGGTCGCGGGACCCGATGCCCTTCGAGGTGTCGGTAACTCCGAACGGGAGGGACGTGCCCTCGACTCCTTGGCGGAACATAGCATGTTATCGATAACATGCTCAAGGCGAGTGGCGACCGGGCAGCGAGGGCCGACGGCGATGACGCCCACGAGGTGGTTCTCGGGCGTTGTCGCTGACAGTGGCCGGCACGGCGGGCTTGTCGGTTGGCCCCGGGGACGGGGTGCACGCGACAGTCGGTCACAGGTGGTGGAGTTTGGTCCGACGTATCTCGCCGGAAATGGGCCCTAACGATGCCACAACATGGCTGTAAGACCTTGGCAACATGAGTGTGACCATGGCAAGGTAACGCCTGATCGCAGGAAACATCCGATCTATCGCGCAAGGCGCTGCGGGTGTGGACCCGTGGGTGACTTCCTGGGAGGTCCGGTTGCTGAGAAGTGCGTTGTTCGCCGGTGCAGACGCCTGTGAAACCGGGGGCACAGTGGAGGAAGGTCGGGTCCGACGATGAGTGCTGTCGAGGCAACGGCGGACGCCCGGGGCGGCGCGCTCAACGACTGGTTGCGGGAGCGCATCTCCCACGCGCTCTCCGAGTTCACCGCGGCCACCGCGCTCGTCGTCCTGTTCATCGCGTTGAGTTTCGCCAGTCCCTACTTCCTGACGGCGGACAACCTGTTCAACATCGGCGCGCAGACCGCGGTGATCGCCATCATCGCCGCCGCGCAGACGATGGTCATCATCACCCGGGGCATCGACCTGTCGGTCGGGTCGGTCGCCGCGCTCGCCGGTGTGGCGGGAGCGATGGTCGTCCGTGACCTGGGTTTCCCACTCCTCGCGGCGACGGCGGTCGCGATCGGCGTCGGCGCCCTGGCCGGGCTGCTCAACGGGCTGCTGGTGACCGTCGCCCGGATACCCCCGTTCATCGCGACGCTCGGCACGATGTCGGTCGGCCGGGGCCTTGTCTTCATCATGACCGGGGCGGTCGGCGTCTACGGTCTGCCCCGGTCGTTCCAGCTGCTCGGCAACGGGGAGATCATCGGCATCCCGTTCGCCGTGGTGATCACCGCGGTGGTCGCCGTCGGGGTCGCGTTCCTGCTCTCGCAGACCCGCTTCGGGCAGTACACCTACGCGATGGGTTCCAACCTGGAAGCCGCGCGCCGCTCGGGCATCGCGGTGGGCCGGAACCTGACCTACGTGTACGTCCTGGCGGGTGTGCTCGTCGGTCTGGGCGGCATGATCGCCGCCTCCCGGGTCAACTCGGGTCAGCCGAACTACGGCATCTCGTTGGAACTCGACGTCATCGCCGCAGCGGTCATCGGCGGCGCGAGCCTGTTCGGGGGGCAGGGCCGGATCGTCGGGACCATCATCGGCGCCTTCCTCATCGCCCTGGTCCGCAACGGCGCCGTCCTGCTCGACATCAGCATCCACTACCAGCAGGTGATCGTCGGCCTGATCATCTGGGCCGCCGTCTACTTCGACCAGTACCGCCGTCGGCGGCTGGAGTCACGGGGCTGACATGCCGTTTCCGGAGTTCGACAGAGGAAGGACGCACACCATGTCACACACCACCACCAGCCGACGGCCACGAGGGCGTCTCCTGCGCGCACAGGTCATCCTCGCCGCCGCCGCGGCGACCGCTCTGCTCGGCGCGTGCGGCGGAGTCGAGGTCCGCGACGGAGGTGACGGCGCGTCCAAGGACGCGAGCGGTCCGCTGAAGCTCGCCGTCGTGCCGAAGGCGGTCGGGGCCGACTACTGGAACACGGTGAAGGCGGGCGCCGAGTGCGCCGCGCAGCGCGCCGGTGACGTCACGGTCCAGTGGGACGGGGTGACGACCGAGACCGACGTCGAGGGTCAGGTCAACCTCATCCAGAACTTCGTCACCAAGAAGGTCGACGGCATCGTCTACGCGGCGACCGACTCCAGCGCGCTGGCGCCCGCGACCGACCAGGCGCTCGCCGCGAAGATTCCGGTCGCGATGATCGACTCCGGCACCAGCCCGCAGCCGTCGGGCGTGCCCCTCTTCGCCACCGACAACCGCGCGTCGGCCACCGAGGCGGCGAAGTTGCTCGCCACCGAACTGGGCCCCGGCAACCACCAGGTCGCCCTGGTCGAGTTCCAGCCCGGCTCGCAGACCAACACCGAGCGGGTCGACGGGTTCAAGGCCGGCCTCGCGCAGTTCCCCAATCTGAAGCTGGTCGGCCAGCAGCCCAGCCGTAGCGATGTCAACGAGGCCCGGCGGGTCACCGAGAACATCCTCACCGCGAACCCGAACCTCGCCGGCATCTTCGCGGCTAACGAGCCGAGTGTGCTCGGCGCCGCGCAGGCCATTCAGGCGGCGGGCAAGTCCGGCAAGGTGGTCATCATCGGATGGGACGCCGCTCCGGACGAGGTCGCTGGGCTGCGCAGCGGCCAGATCTCCGCGCTTGTCGTGCAGAACCCGTTCAAGATGGGCTACTTCGGCGTCGACAAGATGGTCAAGCACCTCCGGGACAAGGCGCCGCTGGCGTCGGCGGACACCGG from Micromonospora lupini harbors:
- a CDS encoding ABC transporter substrate-binding protein, which produces MSHTTTSRRPRGRLLRAQVILAAAAATALLGACGGVEVRDGGDGASKDASGPLKLAVVPKAVGADYWNTVKAGAECAAQRAGDVTVQWDGVTTETDVEGQVNLIQNFVTKKVDGIVYAATDSSALAPATDQALAAKIPVAMIDSGTSPQPSGVPLFATDNRASATEAAKLLATELGPGNHQVALVEFQPGSQTNTERVDGFKAGLAQFPNLKLVGQQPSRSDVNEARRVTENILTANPNLAGIFAANEPSVLGAAQAIQAAGKSGKVVIIGWDAAPDEVAGLRSGQISALVVQNPFKMGYFGVDKMVKHLRDKAPLASADTGVTFVTKKNIDSAEIKAVLEPSCANPPVQ